The Primulina huaijiensis isolate GDHJ02 unplaced genomic scaffold, ASM1229523v2 scaffold41865, whole genome shotgun sequence genome includes the window CTATGATGTTAAGGATTTTGTGGATTGTGTGGGTCGCTTGGATTTGGTGGATCTCCGATCTTTGGGGTGCTTTTTCACCTGGATGAGCCCCAAAGTTTGTAATAAATTGGACAGAGTTATGGTTAATCCTCGTTGGATGCATGACTATATTAGCGCTTGTGCCCAAAACAACAATGGCAAATTCGGTACATGACTATCGCCCTATCTCTTGCTGTACCGTTGTTTATAAGATTATTTCGAAGGTGTTGGTTAACAGGTTGAGGAAAGTCATTGGAATTGTTGTGGATAGTGCACATGCAGGCCGTTCCATTACTGATAATATACATCTTGCACAAGAACTCCTGAGGAAATATGCTCGCAAACGACCCCAGTTAAATGGACACAGTCAACTGGGACTTTTTGAGGGAAACATTGATGGCACTGAATCTCCCGGGAAAGTTTGTGGGTTGGATTATGGAGTGCATCTCAACGACATCTTATTCTTTATCGATGAATGGCCTTTACAATGGTTTTATTTATGGCCAAAAGGGACTTCTACAATTTGCAGGTTCCAACAAGTTAACATGATTTTTCAATATTTGGGTATCCCGATTTCTCCCACGAAGCTCAAGACAGCAGACTTCAGTGTACTTGTTGATGCGATTGCTGCTAAAATCaattcttggccaagacaatCAGTCTTTTATGCAAGTAAAATTGAGCTATCAGATCGGTCCTTCAAGGGATGGAATGCTATTGGCTTTCGATTCTTCCAGTTCCATCCAATGTTATCGATGGGATATATGCTTTATGTCGTAAATTTGTTTGGCCGACTAAACACCCACCCATATCTTGGCTTGAAGGACTTACGAGCTTGGAACAAAACACTAATTGCGAAAACGCTATGGAAAATACATGCCAACGCAGATTGCTTATGGGTGAAGTGGATTACGCATCGTTATAGTCATTTTGGAGTTATTTGGAATTGGAAATGGCGGAAAGATGATTCCCTTTTTGTTAAACAGCTACTAATCATCCGGGATGAAATATTAGCACGACGGGGATCTACTCAAT containing:
- the LOC140969473 gene encoding uncharacterized protein; amino-acid sequence: MANSVHDYRPISCCTVVYKIISKVLVNRLRKVIGIVVDSAHAGRSITDNIHLAQELLRKYARKRPQLNGHSQLGLFEGNIDGTESPGKVCGLDYGVHLNDILFFIDEWPLQWFYLWPKGTSTICRFQQVNMIFQYLGIPISPTKLKTADFSVLVDAIAAKINSWPRQSVFYASKIELSDRSFKGWNAIGFRFFQFHPMLSMGYMLYVVNLFGRLNTHPYLGLKDLRAWNKTLIAKTLWKIHANADCLWVKWITHRYSHFGVIWNWKWRKDDSLFVKQLLIIRDEILARRGSTQSAVVCLENCSPQHVVYLLHILSLLLSMEIGRGSRSYGNHASCQNTGSAYGCLLM